One genomic window of Sardina pilchardus chromosome 15, fSarPil1.1, whole genome shotgun sequence includes the following:
- the LOC134102544 gene encoding uncharacterized protein LOC134102544 — protein MYSKYQYQEDDILRQLHFLCTDPEYRWKTATCVLSLVVILSWLLGRWRQGDEDGCDPESDLLGYVSSQMITLNTDCEELLKEIPANIVNCTTRKKVHKYDAYSSQSEDSDVSDLFSHNPVLWERLSGPTQKSRRGQMFLQQSYDSTSSESEEMSQKSGVGLCVSDCSISTISTNNSPSSSLCPTSSDSSMSDEMSESDQSSLTTISTVTTVSSKRVLKVSRQRQLWKRAILFVRIVVMLLPQRLKQKKDVPFQEWKGKENMTCSDTSVISDDSPLESTNNSFNHKRAMFEKYLKKAEAGNKQPNPLMPNQSPPVGQAQTDLKKENEMNSMAATADRPSVLACLGKEATAALERSLKRNMGNAHLQDKVLLTCHSQDSHDNGSPPPSSSELCKALEPEITPFHSRHCHGDETKENVTARRPHFCVFADQHHEKNYQTSFWDVKPVTMAANYPSLRLKTANIKDNSSQEDSQKPNGPVKRRGTYKDMVDGIITLGDIGVELTDKQKCQEITLSQQQIPSGSGLNSSLKSASEPDLCSLSRKEKAQEVDKVALDRINLNQRQKYWEQQMKTPTLYHKSLQMSSINGHDQSSSKKHLDKETPPLEEARSLTFTKGVTNKLEFNIKQKVLYQLMGLPSVVQRSLDTTMRTSNVVKDLKMLPNTSEEETSRKPRQERTSLQKWNFPKRVVKSLKTFEMPKAMGLRNLSLGNDKKTKKSKMPLSNDTNQGPAIQASCKRSDINTETGNPSHSSKT, from the exons ATGTACTCAAAATACCAATATCAAGAAGATGATATCCTCCGTCAACTACATTTCTTATGTACCGATCCAGAGTATCGTTGGAAAACGGCCACATGCGTGCTCTCCCTCGTTGTAATACTGTCTTGGTTACTCGGCAGATGGCGTCAGGGG GATGAAGACGGCTGTGATCCAGAATC AGATCTGCTGGGATATGTGTCCTCCCAAATGATCACCTTGAACACAGACTGTGAGGAGTTACTGAAAGAGATCCCAGCGAATATTGTGAATTGTACAACGAGAAAGAAAGTCCACAAGTATGATGCATATTCCAGTCAGTCTGAAGATTCAGATGTATCAGATTTATTCTCTCATAATCCAGTACTTTGGGAAAGACTCAGTGGGCCTACCCAGAAGTCAAGGAGAGGCCAAATGTTCTTACAACAAAGTTATGACTCTACAAGTAGTGAAAGTGAAGAGATGAGCCAGAAGTctggtgtaggcctatgtgtatcAGACTGTTCCATTTCTACCATCTCAACAAATAATTCTCCATCATCCAGCCTTTGTCCCACAAGCAGTGATAGCAGCATGTCAGATGAGATGTCCGAGTCTGACCAGAGCTCACTCACCACCATCAGTACAGTAACAACGGTATCATCAAAGCGTGTTTTGAAGGTCAGTCGTCAGAGGCAGTTGTGGAAACGTGCTATATTGTTTGTCCGAATTGTGGTGATGCTGCTTCCGCAGAgattaaaacagaaaaaagatgTGCCATTTCAAGAATGGAAGGGAAAGGAAAACATGACTTGCTCTGACACAAGTGTGATTTCAGATGACAGCCCTCTCGAAAGCACCAACAACAGTTTTAATCATAAACGGGCGATGTTTGAGAAATATTTGAAAAAAGCTGAAGCTGGTAACAAACAGCCAAATCCCCTTATGCCTAATCAGTCTCCACCTGTTGGCCAGGCGCAAACAGacctgaaaaaagaaaatgaaatgaatagcaTGGCAGCCACGGCTGATAGACCGTCTGTTCTTGCATGTCTTGGTAAGGAGGCGACAGCTGCCCTGGAACGGTCTTTAAAACGCAATATGGGGAACGCTCACCTTCAAGATAAGGTTCTGCTGACATGTCACAGTCAAGATTCGCATGATAATGGATCACCTCCACCATCTTCCTCTGAACTGTGCAAGGCTCTTGAACCTGAAATCACACCATTCCACTCCAGACACTGTCATGGTGatgaaacaaaagaaaatgtcaCTGCCAGAAGACcacatttttgtgtttttgctgATCAACATCATGAGAAAAATTACCAGACCAGTTTCTGGGATGTTAAACCAGTTACCATGGCAGCAAATTACCCAAGCCTGAGACTGAAAACAGCCAATATAAAAGACAACAGCTCTCAAGAGGACTCTCAAAAACCCAATGGTCCAGTTAAGAGAAGAGGGACTTACAAAGACATGGTTGATGGCATTATCACCCTGGGAGACATTGGTGTGGAACTGACAGACAAGCAAAAGTGCCAGGAGATAACACTTAGTCAACAACAAATTCCATCTGGGTCAGGTCTCAATAGCTCTTTGAAGAGTGCCAGTGAACCAGATCTGTGCTCCCTCTCTAGAAAAGAAAAAGCACAAGAGGTAGACAAAGTAGCTCTTGACCGGATCAACCTGAACCAGAGACAGAAGTATTGGGAACAACAGATGAAAACACCCACACTGTATCACAAGTCCTTACAGATGTCAAGTATCAATGGCCATGATCAGTCATCATCCAAGAAACATTTAGACAAAGAAACACCACCACTGGAAGAAGCCAGATCTCTTACTTTCACAAAAGGCGTTACAAACAAGCTGGAGTTCAACATCAAACAGAAGGTGCTGTACCAGCTTATGGGTCTTCCGTCGGTGGTGCAGAGATCTTTGGATACCACCATGAGAACATCAAATGTGGTGAAAGATTTGAAAATGCTTCCTAACACAAGTGAAGAAGAAACTTCGAGGAAGCCTCGCCAGGAAAGAACTTCTCTCCAGAAGTGGAATTTCCCAAAACGTGTTGTGAAATCACTTAAAACTTTTGAGATGCCTAAAGCTATGGGCCTCAGAAACCTCTCTCTTggcaatgacaaaaaaacaaaaaaatcgaAGATGCCATTGTCAAATGACACTAACCAAGGCCCAGCCATTCAGGCCAGTTGCAAGAGATCTGACATTAATACAGAGACTGGCAACCCTAGTCATTCCTCTAAAACATGA
- the med8 gene encoding mediator of RNA polymerase II transcription subunit 8 produces the protein MQQREEKQLEGAVESLTSRVAHVKNSLQSFIYKLENEYERLTWPSVLDNFALLSGQLNTINKLLKNDKTPSFRNQVIIPLLLSPDRDEDLAKLTEQRVPVFSHEIVPDHLRTKPDPDVEEQEKQLNAEAVRIGPDAAQKQIQTLNKLCSSLLEKLNNPREDRDSENAALRQNKPSFNPADTTALVAAVGFGKNLSKCRPPGPVVPGHPGQGNMMSGGPTLQQVTIGGGSGHQGNIGGPVSSQQTGQPGKMPSSIKTNIKSASGSMHPYNR, from the exons ATGCAG CAACGTGAAGAGAAGCAGTTGGAAGGCGCCGTTGAATCGCTTACCAGCAGAGTTGCCCATGTGAAAAATTCTCTGCAGAGTTTTATCTACAAGTTGGAGAATGAATATGAACGGCTAACATG GCCTTCTGTGCTGGACAATTTTGCACTCTTGTCTGGTCAGCTCAACACAATCAATAagcttttgaaaaatgacaaaacCCCATCATTTCGGAACCAAGTCATTATACCCCTTCTATTGTCCCCAGACCGAGACGAAGACCTCGCT AAACTGACAGAGCAGCGTGTGCCCGTGTTCAGTCATGAGATTGTGCCAGACCATCTTAGAACCAAACCGGACCCTGATGTAGAGGAGCAAGAGAAGCAGCTCAATGCTGAGGCTGTCAGAATTGGACCAGATGCTGCGCAG AAACAGATCCAGACACTGAACAAACTTTGTTCAAGCTTACTGGAGAAGTTGAACAATCCAAGAGAAGACCGTGATTCAGAGAATGCAG CTCTACGTCAGAACAAGCCATCTTTCAACCCTGCTGACACCACTGCACTGGTAGCTGCAGTGGGCTTCGGGAAGAACCTATCCAAATGTAGACCTCCCGGGCCTGTGGTCCCTGGACACCCAGGACAGGGGAACATGATGAGTGGCGGTCCAACCCTCCAGCAGGTCACTATTGGCGGAGGCTCTGGCCACCAGGGAAACATTGGAGGACCAGTGTCTTCCCAGCAGACTGGACAGCCTG GGAAAATGCCAAGCAGCATTAAGACGAACATCAAGTCTGCCTCAGGTTCAATGCACCCATACAACAGATGA